One window from the genome of Pedobacter schmidteae encodes:
- a CDS encoding lipocalin family protein gives MKRIFLIAAILCSSLMVLQSCSPKGAATTQPIKRGNVTGNWVLNDITFEGVPQASVKSLFGESSYKCFVGSTWRLTNSGNGSYTLGSECGGKMQSIYWSASPKEDTFQFKKIYQGDKPKNVTEGYRMVLSSTNGENMVIKTPVEYGSGTAYIVLNFNKAQK, from the coding sequence ATGAAAAGAATATTCCTGATAGCAGCCATTTTATGCAGTTCGTTAATGGTATTGCAAAGCTGTTCGCCAAAAGGTGCAGCAACTACTCAACCTATTAAAAGAGGTAATGTAACGGGCAACTGGGTGTTAAATGACATCACTTTTGAAGGTGTACCTCAAGCCTCTGTAAAATCGTTGTTTGGAGAGTCGTCGTATAAATGTTTTGTGGGCAGTACCTGGAGATTGACCAATAGTGGTAATGGAAGTTATACACTAGGAAGCGAATGTGGTGGTAAAATGCAAAGCATCTACTGGTCGGCCAGTCCAAAAGAGGACACTTTTCAGTTCAAAAAAATATACCAGGGAGATAAACCTAAAAATGTAACCGAAGGATACAGGATGGTGTTGTCTTCTACCAATGGTGAAAATATGGTGATCAAAACGCCTGTTGAATATGGTAGTGGTACAGCTTATATTGTGTTGAATTTTAATAAGGCGCAAAAATAA
- a CDS encoding competence/damage-inducible protein A: MLAEIITIGDEILIGQIVDTNSAWMARELNLIGIKVKQVTSISDDADHIMEALKLAETRADVILITGGLGPTKDDITKITMAKYFNMGFRRDQETLEHVTDIFTRFNKPMIEMNRKQADVPDGCLVIKNKNGTAPCMWFEERSKIFVSMPGVPFEMMYLMEEEILPRLKKAFKLPAIFHKTILTANIGESFLALEIEEIEDRLPDHIKLAYLPKLGQIRLRLSATGEDETGLKAEVEVYAQEIVAKVKKYVVAEEDIALEKVLLNLMETNQLTLSVAESCTGGYIAHLITQHPGSSSVFAGGAVTYSNALKMSVLGVKAETLNAHGAVSEATVKEMAEGARDNFKTDYAVAVTGVAGPDGGSVDKPVGTVWIAVANKHHIVARLFNFSGRRIQNIERSAIAALAMVFNELKQDVG; encoded by the coding sequence ATGTTAGCAGAAATTATAACCATTGGTGATGAAATACTGATTGGCCAGATTGTGGATACCAATTCGGCCTGGATGGCCAGGGAATTAAACCTGATCGGCATTAAGGTGAAGCAGGTTACTTCTATTTCCGATGATGCTGATCATATTATGGAGGCTTTGAAGCTTGCCGAAACACGTGCCGACGTCATATTGATTACGGGAGGTTTGGGGCCAACCAAGGACGACATTACCAAAATTACTATGGCAAAGTACTTTAACATGGGATTTAGGCGCGACCAGGAAACGCTGGAGCATGTTACCGACATCTTTACACGGTTCAACAAGCCGATGATAGAGATGAACCGCAAGCAGGCCGACGTGCCCGACGGTTGTCTGGTGATTAAAAATAAAAATGGCACTGCACCTTGTATGTGGTTTGAGGAACGGTCTAAAATATTTGTTTCCATGCCGGGCGTTCCTTTTGAAATGATGTATCTGATGGAGGAAGAGATTCTTCCACGTTTAAAAAAGGCGTTTAAACTACCGGCTATTTTCCATAAAACTATATTGACGGCCAATATCGGAGAATCTTTTTTAGCGCTTGAGATCGAAGAAATTGAAGACCGGTTGCCCGACCATATCAAGCTGGCCTATTTGCCGAAATTAGGTCAGATCAGGTTAAGGTTAAGTGCTACAGGTGAGGATGAAACCGGACTTAAAGCAGAGGTAGAGGTTTATGCGCAGGAGATTGTTGCTAAGGTAAAGAAATATGTGGTAGCTGAAGAAGATATAGCACTGGAGAAAGTTTTGTTAAATCTGATGGAGACAAACCAGCTCACGCTGTCTGTTGCCGAAAGTTGTACCGGCGGATATATTGCCCATTTAATTACGCAGCATCCCGGATCTTCATCGGTATTTGCCGGTGGAGCAGTCACTTATTCCAATGCACTCAAAATGTCTGTGCTAGGGGTTAAAGCCGAAACGCTGAATGCTCATGGCGCCGTAAGCGAGGCCACGGTAAAAGAAATGGCCGAGGGTGCAAGAGATAATTTTAAAACGGATTATGCTGTAGCCGTCACCGGTGTGGCTGGACCCGACGGAGGCTCCGTTGATAAACCTGTAGGCACGGTGTGGATTGCGGTAGCAAATAAACATCATATAGTAGCCCGTTTATTTAATTTTAGTGGACGTAGAATACAAAATATAGAGCGCTCGGCGATAGCTGCATTGGCCATGGTTTTTAATGAGCTAAAACAAGATGTGGGTTAA
- a CDS encoding homoserine dehydrogenase has translation MSKKLKIGLFGFGVVGQGLHDIIRGQELNLEIIKIAIKNPEKKRTLDAHLFTTDHEELLNNSEINTIVELIDDADVAFNIVKRALTSGKNVVSANKKMIATHLAELVELQEKYDASLLYEGSVCGSIPIIRNLEEYYDNELLHGISGIFNGSSNYILSKIFNENMPYDQALKQAQDLGFAETNPILDVGGYDPKFKLAIATAHAYGLFINPDKIFNVGIQNLSENDIRYAREKNFKIKLVPTARKISTKQVVTYVLPKFVKSDDFLFNVENEYNGVTVQAAFADKQFFFGKGAGGHPTGAAVLSDIAALRYDYRYEYKKYHQHTGLVHTDNVNIEVYLRYTHEYTLEKLQIENIVERFSRDDYKYVIGNVNLKNLLANRDLLEQKDVFIAHTGKYTYTEQQIKALAEEGVLLS, from the coding sequence ATGAGCAAGAAACTTAAAATTGGTTTATTTGGATTTGGGGTAGTTGGCCAGGGATTACATGATATTATCCGTGGTCAGGAGTTAAATCTTGAAATCATTAAGATCGCCATTAAAAACCCGGAAAAGAAGCGTACACTGGATGCACATCTTTTTACTACCGACCATGAAGAATTACTCAACAATAGCGAAATCAATACCATTGTAGAATTGATTGATGATGCTGATGTTGCTTTCAATATTGTAAAAAGAGCACTAACCAGCGGAAAAAATGTAGTTTCGGCAAACAAAAAAATGATTGCCACCCATTTGGCCGAACTGGTTGAGCTACAGGAAAAATACGATGCCTCTTTACTTTACGAAGGCTCCGTATGTGGCAGTATCCCGATTATACGTAACCTGGAAGAATATTACGACAACGAATTGCTGCATGGCATTAGTGGCATATTTAATGGCTCATCCAACTATATTCTTTCTAAAATATTTAACGAGAATATGCCTTATGACCAGGCTTTAAAGCAGGCTCAGGATCTTGGTTTTGCAGAAACAAACCCTATTCTTGATGTGGGCGGGTATGACCCTAAGTTTAAACTAGCCATTGCTACAGCACATGCTTACGGCTTGTTTATCAATCCGGATAAGATTTTTAATGTGGGTATCCAAAACCTGTCAGAGAATGATATCCGCTATGCCAGGGAAAAGAATTTTAAAATTAAACTGGTACCTACTGCACGTAAAATAAGCACTAAACAAGTGGTAACTTACGTATTACCTAAGTTTGTGAAGTCGGACGATTTCCTTTTCAATGTTGAAAATGAATACAACGGCGTAACTGTACAGGCTGCTTTTGCTGATAAGCAGTTCTTTTTTGGAAAGGGAGCTGGGGGGCATCCTACCGGAGCAGCTGTGCTGTCGGATATTGCCGCTTTAAGGTACGACTATCGCTATGAATATAAAAAGTACCACCAACATACCGGCTTGGTTCATACCGACAATGTAAATATTGAAGTTTACCTGCGTTATACGCACGAGTATACCTTAGAAAAGCTGCAAATTGAAAATATTGTGGAACGTTTTTCACGTGACGACTACAAATACGTAATCGGAAACGTAAACCTGAAAAATCTATTGGCCAATCGTGATTTGCTGGAGCAAAAAGATGTATTCATTGCCCATACGGGCAAGTATACTTACACAGAACAGCAAATTAAAGCGCTTGCCGAAGAGGGTGTATTATTGAGCTAA
- the mqnE gene encoding aminofutalosine synthase MqnE: MDTTSKLALLLDDADLPAPLKAIALKVQNQERITFDEGVYLYEHAELAYLGVLANYIREKKHGDHTYFNRNFHIEPTNVCVYDCKFCSYSRLIKQREEGWEMSVEGMMDVLKKYDNEPVTEVHITGGVVPKQNLEFYSDFFRKAKAHRPDLHIKALTPVEYYYIFKKAKLSHYDGMKYLQEAGLDSMPGGGAEIFHPEVREKIAHDKCNAEQWLDIHEQAHKLGMKTNATMLYGHIEQFWHRVDHMERLRQQQDKSGGFQAFIPLKFRNQNNQMDNVPEVSVIEDLRNYAIARIYMDNFEHIKAYWAMISRQTAQLSLNFGVDDIDGTLDDTTKIYSMAGAEEQHPAMNTQELVTLIKQVNRKPIERDTLYNVVTDYTDFVFENEVKPQYYKLPVIN; the protein is encoded by the coding sequence ATGGATACGACTTCAAAACTTGCTTTGCTTTTAGATGATGCTGATTTACCGGCCCCGCTAAAAGCCATTGCCTTAAAAGTTCAAAATCAGGAAAGAATTACCTTTGATGAGGGTGTTTACCTTTATGAACATGCCGAACTTGCTTACCTGGGTGTTTTAGCCAATTACATCAGAGAAAAAAAACATGGCGACCATACCTATTTCAATAGAAATTTCCACATCGAGCCTACAAACGTATGTGTATACGACTGCAAATTTTGCTCTTATTCACGTTTAATTAAACAGCGTGAGGAAGGCTGGGAAATGAGTGTAGAGGGGATGATGGACGTGTTAAAAAAATACGACAATGAACCGGTTACAGAGGTGCATATTACCGGTGGGGTAGTTCCCAAACAAAATCTTGAGTTTTACAGCGATTTTTTTAGAAAAGCAAAAGCACATCGCCCTGATCTTCACATCAAAGCATTAACTCCCGTTGAGTATTACTATATCTTTAAAAAGGCCAAATTGAGTCATTACGATGGAATGAAATATTTGCAGGAAGCCGGACTTGACTCTATGCCCGGTGGTGGTGCAGAGATTTTTCATCCTGAGGTAAGGGAAAAGATTGCGCACGATAAATGTAATGCCGAGCAATGGCTGGATATTCACGAACAGGCCCATAAATTGGGTATGAAAACCAATGCAACCATGCTTTATGGTCATATAGAACAGTTTTGGCACCGCGTAGACCATATGGAGCGGCTGCGCCAGCAACAAGATAAAAGCGGAGGTTTTCAGGCTTTTATTCCACTTAAATTCAGAAACCAGAACAACCAGATGGACAATGTGCCCGAGGTGTCGGTGATTGAAGATTTGAGAAATTATGCCATCGCCCGTATTTATATGGATAACTTTGAGCATATAAAAGCGTACTGGGCCATGATAAGCCGGCAAACGGCACAGCTTTCTTTAAACTTTGGGGTGGATGATATTGATGGAACACTGGACGATACCACCAAAATCTATTCTATGGCTGGTGCCGAAGAGCAACACCCGGCAATGAATACCCAAGAACTGGTAACCCTGATTAAGCAGGTAAACCGTAAGCCAATAGAAAGAGATACCCTGTATAATGTGGTTACAGATTATACCGATTTTGTTTTTGAAAATGAAGTAAAACCCCAGTATTATAAGTTGCCGGTAATCAATTAA
- the metX gene encoding homoserine O-acetyltransferase produces MSTISTYNYTKTFKLESGKKLRKLDIAYQTYGKLNAKKDNVIWACHALTANSDVLDWWKGLFGNNALFNPDEHYIVCANVLGSHYGSTNPLSVNPVTGLPYYLSFPDFTVRDLVAAHRLLAAHLGVQQIKVMIGGSLGGQQALEWAITDQHLVENLILIATNAVHSPWGIAFNESQRLAITADRSFYGQKPDGGLKGLKVARSIALLSYRTYDAYSATQLESVNDKTGGYRASSYQNYQGEKLCKRFNAYSYYYLSKTMDSHNVGRGRQSVTDALALVKANTLVIGIENDVLFPLSEQEFLAKNISGAEFYALKSAYGHDGFLIETDTLTSVIGYFLKESTNKKIIKLHKTA; encoded by the coding sequence ATGAGTACAATTTCCACATATAATTACACAAAAACGTTTAAGCTGGAAAGCGGCAAAAAACTACGTAAGCTTGATATCGCCTATCAAACTTATGGTAAGCTGAATGCCAAAAAGGACAATGTAATTTGGGCATGTCACGCGCTTACTGCCAATTCTGATGTTTTGGATTGGTGGAAAGGTCTGTTTGGAAACAATGCGCTGTTTAATCCCGACGAACATTATATCGTTTGTGCCAATGTATTGGGTTCTCATTATGGCAGTACCAATCCGCTGAGTGTAAATCCGGTAACGGGCCTGCCCTACTACCTTTCCTTTCCTGATTTTACGGTCAGGGACCTGGTTGCAGCGCATCGCCTGCTGGCCGCACATTTAGGTGTTCAGCAAATCAAAGTAATGATAGGTGGATCGCTGGGTGGACAACAAGCTTTGGAATGGGCCATCACCGATCAACACCTTGTTGAAAACCTGATTCTTATAGCAACCAATGCTGTTCACTCGCCCTGGGGCATTGCCTTTAATGAAAGTCAGCGTTTGGCCATTACTGCCGACCGAAGCTTTTACGGGCAAAAACCTGATGGTGGACTAAAAGGCCTGAAAGTAGCCAGAAGCATTGCTTTACTATCTTACAGAACTTACGATGCCTATTCAGCTACTCAGCTGGAAAGTGTGAATGACAAGACAGGTGGCTATCGGGCATCCTCTTATCAAAACTACCAGGGAGAAAAGCTTTGCAAACGTTTTAATGCATACAGTTATTACTATTTAAGTAAAACAATGGACAGTCACAACGTAGGCCGTGGCCGTCAAAGCGTAACTGATGCACTGGCCCTGGTAAAAGCAAACACTCTGGTGATAGGCATTGAAAATGATGTACTTTTCCCTTTATCAGAACAAGAGTTTTTAGCAAAAAACATCTCGGGAGCAGAATTCTATGCATTAAAATCAGCCTATGGTCATGATGGCTTCCTGATAGAAACAGATACGCTAACCAGTGTGATTGGATACTTTTTGAAAGAAAGCACAAATAAGAAAATAATTAAATTACATAAAACAGCATAA
- a CDS encoding O-acetylhomoserine aminocarboxypropyltransferase/cysteine synthase family protein: MSASHKFETLQVHAGQEIDPTTGSRAVPIYQTTSYGFKNSEHGANLFALKEFGNIYTRIMNPTTDVFEKRVAALEGGVAALAVSSGQAAQFIALNNILEAGDNFVSSSHLYGGTYNQFKVGFKRLGIEVKFANGNDPADFEAKIDANTKAIYLESIGNPAYSIIDFEKISAIANKHDLPLIVDNTFGAAGYLFKPLEHGAHIVVQSATKWIGGHGTSIGGVIVDGGNYNWGNGKFSQFTEPSEGYHGLVFNDVFGIGGPFGNIQFIIRARVEGLRDFGPAISPFNSFQLLTGLETLSLRVQRHVDNALALATWLENHEAVKSVNYPGLESSPYHTNAKKYLQNGFGAVLSFELHGAKEQATALVDSLKLVSHLANVGDAKTLIIQPAATTHQQLSDAEQISAGVTPNQLRVSVGIEHIDDIKADFEQAFAGLKK; this comes from the coding sequence ATGTCAGCTTCTCATAAATTTGAAACCTTACAAGTACACGCAGGACAGGAAATAGACCCAACAACAGGCTCAAGAGCTGTGCCTATATATCAGACTACTTCTTACGGATTTAAAAATTCAGAACACGGTGCAAACCTTTTTGCACTAAAAGAGTTCGGAAATATTTATACCCGCATTATGAACCCAACTACTGACGTTTTTGAAAAACGGGTAGCGGCCCTGGAAGGTGGTGTAGCTGCCCTTGCGGTGTCGTCGGGACAAGCAGCTCAATTTATTGCCCTAAATAACATTTTAGAGGCCGGCGATAATTTCGTTTCTTCATCACACTTATACGGTGGCACTTACAACCAGTTTAAAGTTGGTTTTAAACGCCTGGGCATTGAAGTTAAATTTGCCAACGGTAATGATCCGGCTGATTTTGAAGCAAAAATAGACGCCAATACCAAAGCCATTTACCTGGAAAGTATTGGTAACCCAGCTTACAGCATCATTGATTTCGAAAAGATATCGGCAATAGCCAATAAACATGATTTGCCATTAATTGTAGACAATACTTTTGGTGCCGCCGGATACCTGTTTAAACCGCTTGAACATGGTGCCCATATTGTAGTACAATCGGCCACTAAATGGATTGGCGGTCATGGAACAAGTATAGGCGGTGTAATTGTAGATGGTGGAAATTACAACTGGGGAAATGGTAAATTCAGTCAGTTTACCGAACCTTCGGAAGGCTATCACGGACTTGTGTTTAATGATGTATTTGGAATTGGAGGCCCTTTTGGTAATATCCAGTTCATCATCCGCGCCCGTGTAGAAGGTTTAAGAGATTTTGGTCCGGCTATTTCTCCTTTTAACTCTTTCCAATTGCTAACCGGACTGGAAACTTTGTCGCTTCGCGTGCAACGTCATGTAGACAATGCCCTGGCCCTGGCTACCTGGCTTGAAAATCATGAGGCTGTGAAAAGCGTAAACTATCCGGGACTGGAAAGTAGCCCTTACCATACCAATGCAAAAAAATATCTGCAAAATGGCTTCGGAGCAGTATTGTCGTTCGAATTGCATGGTGCAAAGGAACAGGCTACTGCATTGGTAGACAGCTTGAAACTAGTCAGTCACCTGGCCAATGTAGGTGATGCAAAAACATTGATTATACAACCGGCAGCAACCACCCACCAACAGCTGAGTGATGCCGAGCAGATTAGTGCCGGTGTAACACCAAATCAGTTAAGGGTGTCGGTGGGTATTGAGCACATTGACGACATCAAGGCTGATTTTGAGCAAGCTTTTGCAGGCTTAAAAAAGTAA
- a CDS encoding PLP-dependent aspartate aminotransferase family protein, with the protein MRAETLAIHAGNLYDISTKDVTPPINLSTTFLRNEEGGYSGGHMYSRISNPNRAALEKTLAELEKGTDAAAFSSGNTAGMTVFQALKPGSHIIAPDDMYWGLKAQLQTIFADTLEIDFVDLTNLALIKQYIKANTVMIWTETPSNPLLKITDLSAIAEISKSNGLILVCDSTFASPSLQNPITHGADIVMHSSTKYIGGHSDVLGGILVTAEKSAFWQKIKNIQQVGGAVPSPFDCFLLVRSLKTMAYRMRGHCENGMALALYLQKHPAIETVFYPGLPEHPGHELARKQMTGFGGMLSILVKGGADEARKVVNKVKLFTQATSLGGVESLIEHRASVEGPDTKTPQNLIRISVGLEHIDDLIADFEQAFDA; encoded by the coding sequence ATGAGAGCAGAAACCTTAGCCATACATGCAGGAAATTTATATGACATCAGCACAAAAGATGTTACACCACCTATAAATTTATCGACAACTTTTTTAAGAAATGAAGAAGGTGGATATTCTGGCGGACATATGTATAGTAGAATCAGCAATCCTAACCGGGCCGCGTTGGAAAAAACACTTGCTGAATTGGAGAAAGGAACTGATGCCGCTGCTTTTTCATCGGGCAATACCGCTGGCATGACTGTTTTTCAAGCCTTAAAACCAGGAAGTCATATTATAGCCCCTGATGATATGTATTGGGGACTGAAAGCACAATTACAAACCATTTTTGCCGACACACTTGAAATTGATTTTGTTGACCTGACCAACCTGGCGCTCATTAAACAGTACATCAAGGCCAATACAGTAATGATTTGGACAGAAACACCATCCAATCCACTATTAAAAATTACAGATCTGAGCGCAATAGCCGAAATCAGCAAATCAAACGGACTGATATTGGTGTGCGACAGCACATTTGCCTCTCCCAGTCTTCAAAACCCGATTACGCATGGTGCCGACATTGTAATGCACTCGTCGACCAAATACATCGGAGGCCATAGCGATGTATTGGGAGGTATACTGGTGACCGCCGAAAAGAGCGCATTCTGGCAAAAAATAAAAAACATACAGCAGGTTGGAGGAGCCGTTCCCTCGCCTTTTGATTGTTTCCTGCTGGTGCGAAGCCTCAAAACAATGGCCTACCGGATGCGAGGACATTGTGAGAATGGTATGGCGCTGGCTTTATACCTACAAAAACATCCTGCTATTGAAACTGTATTTTATCCGGGACTGCCCGAACATCCGGGACATGAGCTAGCCAGGAAGCAGATGACCGGCTTCGGGGGAATGCTATCTATCCTGGTAAAAGGTGGGGCCGATGAGGCCAGGAAAGTTGTAAACAAGGTAAAACTATTTACACAGGCCACCAGTTTAGGTGGTGTAGAGAGTTTAATAGAACATAGGGCATCGGTTGAAGGCCCGGACACCAAAACTCCACAAAATTTAATTCGGATATCTGTGGGACTGGAACATATTGATGACCTAATAGCTGATTTTGAGCAGGCATTTGATGCATAA
- a CDS encoding DUF6965 family protein: MTIEELEAHFSGIELPQSLELYPGTKVNDVAHCIDTHITLLKLHGNVRPFECFYDRLIKIKEMIEAQSST, translated from the coding sequence ATGACAATTGAAGAACTAGAAGCCCATTTTTCAGGAATTGAATTACCGCAGTCATTAGAACTATATCCAGGTACAAAAGTAAATGACGTTGCACACTGCATAGACACCCACATCACCCTGCTCAAACTTCACGGCAATGTACGTCCTTTTGAGTGCTTTTACGACCGCCTGATCAAAATCAAAGAAATGATTGAAGCACAATCCAGCACCTAA
- a CDS encoding dihydrolipoamide acetyltransferase family protein — MAQYELLLPKMGESVAEATIIKWVKQPGDQIEVDDTVLEIATDKVDSEVPSPITGKLVKQLFKEDDIVQVGAVIAIIETDADVVISTETIQAPVVVEEKVTEPVIADIPGMEQLIAESTSDRFYSPLVKNIAAQEGIQLTELDSISGTGSDGRLTKDDLLNYIQRKQGTNVPVAAKLAPEATKPAAPQAAAAMPAQPAKAPAASSIGGAEEIIEMDRMRKLIADHMIMSKQTSPHVTSFVEADVTNMVMWREKVKRNFEKREQEKITFTPIFVEAVSKAIKDFPMINVSVNGTQIIKKRDINIGMAAALPSGNLIVPVIKNADQLNLVGLTKSVNDLAARARNSKLKPDETQNGTFTLTNVGSFGNVMGTPIINQPQVAILAVGAIKKKPAVLETEFGDVIAIRHMMYLSLSYDHRVVDGALGGSFVRRVADYLENWDTNREI; from the coding sequence ATGGCTCAATACGAATTATTGTTACCTAAGATGGGGGAGAGCGTTGCAGAGGCAACCATAATAAAATGGGTTAAACAACCTGGGGATCAGATTGAGGTTGATGATACTGTTTTAGAGATTGCAACTGATAAGGTGGATTCTGAAGTGCCATCGCCAATAACAGGTAAACTGGTAAAGCAATTATTTAAAGAAGACGATATTGTACAGGTAGGCGCTGTAATTGCAATTATCGAGACAGATGCGGATGTTGTGATTAGTACAGAAACGATCCAGGCACCGGTTGTTGTTGAAGAAAAGGTAACTGAGCCTGTGATAGCAGATATACCCGGTATGGAACAACTTATTGCCGAAAGTACTTCAGATCGTTTCTATTCACCTTTGGTAAAAAATATTGCTGCACAGGAAGGTATTCAATTGACCGAGCTGGATAGCATTTCCGGAACCGGATCTGATGGACGCCTGACTAAAGATGATTTATTAAATTACATTCAGAGAAAACAAGGCACAAACGTTCCGGTAGCCGCAAAGCTGGCGCCTGAAGCGACTAAACCGGCGGCCCCGCAAGCTGCTGCAGCAATGCCTGCACAACCTGCAAAAGCTCCGGCGGCATCTAGCATAGGTGGTGCAGAAGAGATTATTGAGATGGACAGGATGCGTAAACTCATCGCTGATCACATGATCATGAGTAAACAAACCTCTCCACACGTAACTTCATTTGTTGAGGCAGATGTGACTAATATGGTGATGTGGCGCGAAAAAGTAAAAAGGAATTTTGAAAAACGCGAACAGGAGAAAATCACTTTTACTCCGATTTTTGTAGAGGCGGTAAGCAAGGCCATCAAAGATTTTCCAATGATCAATGTGTCTGTAAATGGAACGCAGATCATCAAGAAAAGAGATATCAATATTGGTATGGCAGCAGCCTTACCTAGCGGAAACCTGATTGTTCCGGTGATCAAAAATGCAGATCAGCTGAACCTGGTTGGATTAACCAAATCGGTAAATGACTTGGCAGCACGTGCACGTAATTCGAAATTAAAACCAGATGAAACGCAGAATGGTACATTTACCCTAACTAATGTAGGCTCTTTTGGTAATGTAATGGGGACACCTATTATTAATCAGCCACAGGTTGCCATATTGGCTGTGGGTGCCATTAAAAAGAAACCTGCAGTATTAGAAACTGAATTTGGAGATGTAATTGCCATCAGACATATGATGTACCTTTCGCTGTCTTATGACCACAGGGTGGTAGACGGCGCACTGGGTGGCTCTTTTGTTCGAAGAGTGGCAGATTACCTGGAAAACTGGGATACCAACAGAGAAATATAA